GCAAATAAAAGCACTTTACTTAGTTCCTTTCACTAATTTAATACAAAATCTTTCTTGATTAACAAAgagctcttttttttaaaagttATTCACCGTTAGTcaactgaaaaaaagagaCAAGACCAGACTCAAATATTGGAAAATACGTCAAACACTGATAATACAAAGCTTTATCCTGTGCTATTTCAATAACTtgacaataaaaaataaacagtGGAAACTTGTAAACCTAAGAAAGTTCACAAGCTCCCATTAAAACCaagtcaaaaaaaaatcaaactaTAACTAAAACCAAAGCAAAACATGTTGTCCAGAACACTACTCAGAGCACCAGTCTTCAAGAGAACTTTGTTGACATCAGCTACTAGGGCTACTCCACTCTCATTGAGAGTTGCTACGTGGAGTCCGCAAATAACCTCCATTAGAAAGTACTCCGACCACCACGATGAGGAGACATTTGAAGAGTTCACTGCTAGATATGAGAAGGAATTTGATGAAGCATACGATTTGTTTGAAGTCCAAAGAGTGTTGAACAACTGTTTCTCTTATGACTTGGTCCCAGCCCCAGCTGTCATCGAGAAGGCTTTGAGAGCTGCTAGAAGAGTCAATGACTTGCCAACTGCAGTTAGAGTATTTGAAGCTTTAAAGTACAAGGTTGAAAATGAGGACCAATACAAGGCTTATTTGGATGAACTAAAAGAAGTTAGAGAAGAATTGGGTGTTCCTCTAAAGGAAGATCTATTCCCATCTTCATCCCAATAAATGTGATGTGAAGGGCAGGTATGTTTTAAAACACTCTTATTTGTCACAAATCACATTCTATAATCACCTAACTTCAGAACGATGTCATTTTTAATATCTTTCCTTCAATAGAGAATGGAAAGttaatttattattactaaAAGGTTTCCAAGGATCcttatttgttttcaattcatATCCAAgaataaattatttgagAAGATTTAGAATATCAGTGTCATTCATGGGAAattgttatattatttgagaaattaGAACCTCATTGTCATTAGAGAAATAGTAATCCTGGTAGCCTTTCGTCATTGAATTACTGTTAAGTCTTGTTATCAAGTCATTTGAATGATTAGTCTgttcaatatttgatattattccaagcaatatttttatttta
The Nakaseomyces glabratus chromosome J, complete sequence genome window above contains:
- the COX6 gene encoding cytochrome c oxidase subunit VI (CAGL0J00429g~Cytochrome c oxidase subunit VI); this translates as MLSRTLLRAPVFKRTLLTSATRATPLSLRVATWSPQITSIRKYSDHHDEETFEEFTARYEKEFDEAYDLFEVQRVLNNCFSYDLVPAPAVIEKALRAARRVNDLPTAVRVFEALKYKVENEDQYKAYLDELKEVREELGVPLKEDLFPSSSQ